The genome window TGATCCCGAAGCGCTCGGCCAGCTCCTCCTGAACCAGCCGCTCCCCCGGCTGGTAGCGCCCGGTCAGAATCGCCTCGCGCAAGGCGTCGACGACGCCTTCGAAGCGGGTCTCCGGCCCCCGAGGGGACGATACGGCCATGGGTTCTGTATACGACCTTCGCGCAGGGATTGCCCTTGGCACCCGCCTATTGTATACAATCGGTACGCAACGGAGGACCGCCCCATGCAGACGCCCGTGAAGCCGATCACCGTCGACGAGCACCGCGAAGAGTGGGAGCAGCTGACGCTGCTGCCGTTCATCGAGCGGCGACCGGAATCGCGCGAGGTGTTCCGCACCCTGGGCGGGGTGCCGCTCGAGCGCGTCTATACACCGGCCAACCTCGCCGAGCACGACTATCTGCGCGACACCGGCTTCCCCGGCGCCTTCCCGTATACGCGCGGCCCGTACCCCACGATGTACCGCGCGCAGCCGTGGACGATGCGCCAGATCGCGGGCTACGGAACGGCCGACGACACCAACGCGCGCTTCCGGTACCTGATCGCGCAAGGCCAGACCGGCATCTCGGTCGACTTCGACATGCCCACGCTGATGGGCTACGACTCCGACGACGCGCGCAGCGAAGGCGAGGTCGGCCGCGAGGGCGTCGCGATCGACAGCGTCGACGACATGCACGACCTCTTCGCGGGGATCGACCTCGAGCAGATCTCGGTCTCGATGACGATCAACCCGTCGGCCTGGATCCTGTTCGCGATGTACTTGGTCGTCGCCGACGAGCGCGGCTTCGATCGCAAGAAGCTCTCGGGGACGATCCAGAACGACATCATCAAAGAGTACGTCTCGCAGAAGGAGTGGGTCTACCCGCCACGGCCGGCGATGCGGATCGTGCGCGACACGATCACCTACTCGACGGCGGGGCTGCCGCGCTACAACCCGGTCAACGTCAGCGGCTACCACACGCGCGAGGCCGGCAGCACGGCCATCCAAGAGGTCGCGTTCACGCTGGCCGCCGGGATGGCGTACGTCGACGAGGTCGTCAAAGCCGGCGTCGACGTCGACGACTTCGCGCCGCGGCTCTCGTTCTTCTTCGTTTCGCAGATCGACTTCTTGGAAGAGGTCGCCAAGTTCCGCGCCGCGCGCCGCATCTGGGCGCGCGTGATGAAGGAACGCTTCGGCGCCCGGAAGCCCGAGTCGATGCGGCTGCGCTTCCACACCCAGACGGCCGGCGTCTCGTGCACCGCGCGCGAGCCGCTCAACAACATCGCCCGTACGGCGATCGAAGGGCTGGCGGCGGTCCTGGGCGGCACGCAGTCGCTGCACACCAACGGCTACGACGAGGCGCTCTCGATTCCCAGCGAGGCGGCGATGAAGATCGCGCTGCGCACGCAGCAGATCATCGCCGAGGAGACCGGCGTGGTCGGCACGATCGACCCGCTGGCCGGCTCGTACGCGATCGAGGCGCTGACGGACGAGATCGAGCGCGGCGTCTTCGCCTACTTCGACGAGGTCGACAAGCGCGGCGGCGTGGTCGCCTGCATCGAGGACAACTTCTTCCAGCTCGAGCTGGCGGAAGCGGCCTACGACCTGCACCTGCGCAAGGATCGCGGCGAGCGGCAGATCGTCGGCGTGACCAAGTACCGCGACGACTCGGCCAACCCGGCCGTCGAGCTGCACACGATCGACGAGGCGGCCGCGCAGCGGCAGCTGGACCGGCTGCGCCGTACGCACGAGACGCGCGACGATGCGGCCGTCGCGGCCGCGCTGGCGGAACTGGTGCGGGTCGCCAAGACCGACGAGAACCTGATGCCGCCGACGATCGCGGCCGTCAAGGCGCGCGCCACCGAGGGCGAGATCATCAACGCGCTGCGGCCCATCTTCGGCAGCTACGTCGAGAAGCCGGTCTTTTGATCGGTCATCGCGTCCAGCGCGACCTGGCGCGCGCGATCTCCGCGGTCGAGAACGGCATCCTGCCGTTCGCGGTCGCGCTCGAGCGCGTGCGCGCGGCGGCCGGCAGCAACGGGACGCCGCATCATGCCGACGTCATCGGCGTGACCGGGCCGCCCGGCGCCGGCAAGTCGACGCTGGTCGACCGGCTGATCGAGGGCTTGCGCGCGCAGGGCCAGACCGTGGCCGTGATCGCGGTCGATCCGTCATCGCCGTTCACCCGCGGCGCCGTGCTCGGCGATCGCGTGCGCATGCAGCGCCACTCGGGCGACGCCGGCGTCTACATCCGCAGCATGGCCTCGCGCCAGGCTGGCGGCGGCCTCGCGCCCGCGACGCGCGACGCGGTGCGCTTGGCCGAAGCGGCCGGCTTCGACGTGGTGCTGGTCGAGACGGTCGGCGTCGGCCAAGTCGAGCTGGAGATCGTCGCGGTCGCCGACGTCATCGTCGTCGTCACGGTCCCCGCGCTGGGCGACTCGGTGCAGACGATCAAAGCCGGGCTGACCGAGATCGCCGACATCTTCGTGGTCAACATGGCCGACCGGCCCGGCGCGAACGCGACCGCGGTCGATTTGCGCCACATGGTCCGCGAGAGCGCGCGCGACATTCCGGTGCTGCAGACGATCGCGCCGGACGCGACCGGCGTCCCCGAGCTGCTCGCCGCGATCGACGTCAAGCGCCGCGCCGGCGAGTCGAACGCGGTGCGCGCGGTGCGCTTCGAGATCGTGCAGCGCGTGCGCGACCGCGCCGTCGCCGGCGCGCTGGCGGCCCTGGACTCACCCGACGGCGCCGCCGTGCTGGCACGGCTGCGCGAGCACGACATCAACCGGAGCGACGCGATCGACGCGTTGCTCGCGATCCTGGGAGGACCCGTGCATGCCCATTAAGGTGCTCGTCGCCAAGCCCGGCCTGGACGGCCACGACCGCGGCGCGAAGATCGTCGCACGCGCGTTGCGCGACGCTGGCATGGAGGTCGTCTACACAGGCTTGCACCAGACGCCGGAGATGATCGTGAACGCCGCGGTGCAGGAGGACGTCGACGTCATCGGCGTGAGCATCCTCTCGGGCGCGCACATGACGATCTTCCCGCGCATCATGGACCTGCTGCGCGAGCGCGAGGTCGACGACATCGTGGTCGTCGGCGGGGGCGTCATCCAAGAAGAAGACGTGCCTAAGCTGCACGACGCTGGCGTGCGCGCGGTCTTCACCGCCGAAGCCTCGACCCAAGAGCTGATCGACGGGATCGAGCGCGTCGTGGCGGAGTTCGGCCGCGACCGCGCGCGGCGCGAAGCCGCCGCGCGCTGAGATGGAGGCCGCCGAGCACCTCGCGCACGCGTTGCGCGCGCGCGGCGTGACCCGCGTCTTCGGTCTCGAAGGCGGGCACATCCAGCCGCTGTGGGATCACCTCGCGCGGCTAGGCATCGCGATCGTCGACGTGCGCGACGAGCGCGCCGCCGTGCACATGGCCCACGCGCACGCCGATCTGCTCGGCACGGTCGGCGTCGCCTGCGTCACCGCCGGTCCCGGCGTCACCAACACCGTCACCGCCGTCGCCAACGCCAACGTCGCCGGCGTCCCGGTCGTCGTGATCGGCGGCGCCGCCCCCACGGCGCAAGACCACATGGGCCCGCTGCAAGGCATCCCGCAAGTGCCGATGATGACGCCGATCACCCGCTTCGCGCGGACCGTGCGCGCCGCCGAGCACGCCGTGCGCGAGCTGGACCTGGCTTTCGGCGCGGCGCTGGGCGACCGCGGCGAGCGCGGCGCGGCCTACATCGAGTTCCCGACCGACGTGCTGCGCGCCGACGTGCCGGCGCCGTTGGTGCTCGACGAGTTCCGCGTCATGCGCATGCCGCGCCGCGTCGCGCCGGACGCGGCCGCGGTCGTGGAGGCCGTCGAACGCTTGTGGACGGCGCGCCGTCCGGTCGTCGTGACCGGTCGCGGCGCGCGCGGCGCGGGCCCCGAGGTGCGCAAGCTGCTCGACGTGCTCGGCGCGCTCTATCTGGACACGCAGGACAGCCGCGGCCTGGTCCCCGACGAGCATCCCGCGGTGGTCGGCGCACTGCGCGGCGCGGTGATGGGTGAGGCCGACGTGGTGCTCACGGTGGGGCGCAAGCTCGACTATCAGCTCGGCTACGGTTCGCCCGCCGTCTTCCCGCACGCCACCTTCGTACGCGTCGCCGACGACGTGTCCGAGATCGCCGACAATCGCCGTGGCGAGCCCGAGGTGTTCGCGACGCCGGCTCTCGCGCTCAGCGCGATCGTCGCCGCCGCCGCGGGCCGTACGCCGGCCGTCGATCGCGAGTGGGCCGCGCAGATGCGGGTCAAGCACGAAGAGCGCGCGCGTGCCTACGACGCCAAGCTGGCCTCGGCACCGGCCGGTGCCGACGGGCGCATGCACCCCAACCGTATCTTCGCCGCCATCCGCGCCGTCGTCGACGACGACGCGATCGCGATCGCCGACGGCGGCGACATCCTCAGCTTCGCGCGGCTCGGCCTCACCCAGCGCACCTATCTCGACTCGGGGACGTTCGGGTGTCTGGGCGTCGGCGTCCCGTTCGCGATCGCCGCCGCGCTGGCGTCGCCGGATCGAACGGTCGTCTCGGTCAACGGTGACGGCGCCTTCGGGTTCAACGCGATCGAGCTCGACACCGCGGTGCGGCACAACGCGCGCGCGGTGTTCATCGTCGCCAACAACGCGGCCTGGAACATCGAGCGCTACGACCAGGAGCTCAACTACGGCGGCCGCATCGTCGGCACCGAGCTGCGCGACTCCGACTACGCCGGCCTCGCGCGCGCGCTGGGCGCGCACGGCGAGACGGTGACCGACCCTGCCGAGCTGGAAGGTGCGCTGCGGCGCGCGATCGCCAACGCGCCGGCCCTGCTCGACGTCAAGGTGACCCGCGACGCCGTCTCGTCCGACGGCGGCAAGGGCCTGGGCTACGTGCCGACCTATCAGCCGCTCTCGGCCTGGGACGAGGCCGAGCGCCGCCGCCGCGAACCGGAGCACTCGCTGTCATGAACCTCACTCGTGATCCGGTCGCGGCGATGGAGTCGTGGTCGTGGCCGCCACGCTACGACGAGGCGTACCTCCCGCCCGGCGACCAGCGGTACTGGCATCCGCATCGCGAGACGATGCCGCCCGCGGAACGCGACGCCGCGATCGCGGTGCGGCTGCGCGAGGTGATGCGGCATGCGCAAGCGACCTCGCCGTTCTACCGCAAGAAATGGGCGGACGCCGGCATCGACGTCGAGGCGATTCGCACGCTGGAGGACTTCGAGCGCGTTCCGGTCGTCACCAAAGCCGAGCTGCGCGCCGCGCAGATCGCGCACCCGCCCTACGGCGATTACCTGTGCGTGCCGGAGTCGGAGATCCACCACATCCACGGCACGTCCGGGACGACCGGCAAGCCGACGGCGTTCGCGATCGGCCGCGACGATTGGGCGACGATCGGCAACAACCACGCGCGCATCCTGTGGGGGATGGGCTTCCGGCCCGGCGACACGATCTTCTTCGGCGCCATCTTCTCGCTGTATCTCGGCTCGTGGGGCGGGATGCTCGGCGCGGAGCGAATGCGCGCGCGCAGCTTTCCGTTCGGCGCCGGCGCGCAAGGGATGACCGCGCGCGCGGCCCAGTGGCTGGCGATGGTGAAGCCGGCCGGCTTCTACGGCACCCCTTCGTACGCGCTACGCTTGGCGGAAGTCGCGCGCGAGGAGGGCTACGATCCGCGCGAGTTCGGCTTGCGCACGATGTTCTTCTCCGGCGAGCCGGGCGCGTCGATCCCGTCGGTGCGCGATCGCATCGAGGACGAGTTCGGCGCGCGCGTGATCGACTCGGGGACGATGGCCGAGATGACGCCGTGGGCGACGGCTGCCGGCACCGCGCAGACGCACGAGGGGATGCTGCTGTGGCAGGACATCGTCTATCACGAGGTGTGCGACCCGGCGACGTACCGCCGCGTGCCGTACGGCCAACAGGGCACGCCGGTCTACACCCACCTCGAGCGCACCTCGCAGCCGATGATCCGGCTGCTCTCGGGCGATCTCACCCACTGGGTGATGGAAGACAACCCCTGCGGCCGCACCTATCCGCGGCTGCCCAAGGGCGTCTACGGCCGCATCGACGACATGTTCGTCATCCGCGGCGAGAACGTCTATCCCTCGGAGATCGACAACGTCTGCAACGCGACGCCGGGCTACGGCGGCGAGCACCGCATCCACATCACCCGCGAGCGCACGATGGACGAGCTGCTCGTTCGCGCCGAGTACACCGCCGACGTCGCCGCGCGCGGCGAGCAGCGTGCTTTTGGCGAACGGCTCGCCGAGCAGCTGCGCAAGGTGCTGGGCGTGAGCGCGAAGGTCGAGCCCGTGCCGCCGGCGACCTACGAGCGAACCGACTTCAAGGCGCGCCGCGTCGTCGACGACCGCGACCTCTACGGCAAGGTCTACGAAAAGACGAAGGCCGGCGCCTGAGCGCCGGCCTTCGCCGGTTCTACCGGTCTGCCACGCTCAGCAGCAGTCTTCGCTGAGCGAGTAGTACCCGCCGACGTAGAACTGGTAGATGTTGAACGTGCCGGTGGTCGCGGGGTTTCCGGCGTTCCCCACGTCATCCGCCGGGAGCGTGTAGTTCAACACCCACGAGGCGACGTCGAAGGGAGCCGCGATCGAGGTCGACGCGCTCCATCCGTCGGGCACGAGGTTCTCCGTGTACGTCTGACCGTTGGTTCCGGTGAACGTGACGGTGACGATCGCGTCTTGCGGCAGTTGGGAGGTGAAGTAGAACGTCGCGCGAGCCGGGACGTAAGCCGTGATCGGGAACGGGGCGGCCGCCGTCGCGGTCGACGAGACAGTCCCGGTCAGCGAGCCCGACACGGCCGACGTGTTGTTCGCCGGGATGTTGTAGGTCACGGTGTAGTCGCCGCCGCAGCACGGGCTCGGATCCTGGACGATCGACTGCGTCGCGCCGGTTGCGCCGGGTTGCCAGTCATAGACGCCGATCGCATTGCCGGGATCGTCGAAGGCGCCGCCGACGTTGATCGACGTCGTGGTCGGTGTCGACGCCGGCGCGCAATTCGAGGGGGAGCAAACGTCGATCTGCGAGACCGGGATCGCGAAGGCGTTCCAACTGTCGAACGTCATCGTGATGACGTCGCTGGTCGGATCGCTGGGCGGCGAGAGATAGACCTGCTGCTCGCTGAACGTACCGTCGTTGATCACGCCCGATGTGACGCAGTCTTCGACGCAATCGATCTCGTACTCGGGAACGGCGCCGGCGGCGTTCGCGCCGGGCAGCGGGGAGAAGCCGAAGTACCCGTAGTTTTCGTACCGGCCCGGTGCCTGGCCGAAGTCCGCCGCTTGCGCGTCGACGATCGAGACGTTGGCGGCGGTGCTGGCCAGGGTCAGCGCTTGCGTGCTCGCGCCCGGAGCTTCACCGCTGATCGAGATCGTCGCGCCCTCGTAGTCAGGCGTGGTCGGGGGCGATTGCGGGCGGCGGACGCCCTGCCCATGGCGCGTGGTGGCTGCGGCGCTTGCGCGGCGGCTGAACGCGGCTTTGCGCATGATGCTGGTATTGTAGTTGCCGCCGGCAACGCCGTTGTGCGCGCCGATGATGATGTGACCGCCGTAGACGTTGCGCAACGTCACGGTTCCGCTGGCCGCATCGAAGATCCCGGCGGTCACAATCGTCGGTTGCGCGTCGCCGTAGCCGGCGCTGGGGCCGCTGAACGGCAACTGGCCGGTCTGCAAGCCGCAACTGAACTCGGTACAGCCGGTGGTCTCCGGCGCGCCGATGATCGACGTGGTGCTGTAGGCGCCAAGGCCGCCGCTGTTGAGTCCGGGGCTGCCGGTGAAGGTGACGTCGAGGCCGTACAGGACGGCGAACGACAACGCGTTGTACGCCAGGTCGTTCTCGTCTTTTTGGGTCGAGTCGTAGGTGATCGAGAACTCTTGCGCTCCGGACGCGCTGACGGTGACGTCGCGCTCGTAGGCCGTCGCCAGGTTCTCGGTCAGCGTCAGGAGGGCCGTCGGGTCGTAGAGCTGCGTCTGGCTGTCGACGGCGACGTTCTGCGCGGCGATCTTGGTGGCCAAGTCGCTCGCGAGCGTCGTGTCGTTCTCGATATCGTAGGTCGAGAGCGCGCCGATCGAGAGCAGCGACGCCGCCACCTCGACGACCTGGGTGCTGGCCGTGCTCAGGTTGGTCGTCGCGCTCCCGCTGCCGACGTTGACGAAGGTCGCCAGCGATCCGATCGCCGACTTCGAGCCGTCGTTGGCGATCGCGTAGAACTCGAACACGACCCAGTCGTTGTTGGCCGGAACGACGTTCGAGAACGTCTCCGAGACCGCGACCGTACCGTTGGACTGCAGCGGAACGGTCTGGGTGTTGGTGACCGGGATGGCGCTGGCCGAACCCTGGTAGAGCGTCCCGTTGATCTGGACGCTGACGATCTGCGTGCCCGAGGCCTTCAAGCGCCGCACGCTGGTGCGCTGCTTGGCCGTGGCGTTCTTGTTGTAGAGCGCCGGCAAATTCGCGGTGTTGATCGTCGCGTTGGCCGTGACGGTCGAGCGACCGTTGCTGGTGGGGATCGGAATGCCGCTGCCGGGACTTCCGGGCGAACCGCCGCCGGACGAGGGGATGGCGTGGCCTCCACCACCGCCGCAACCGGCGAGCATGGCGGCCAAGGCTGCCGCGCTGAGGATGCGTTTCACTGCGATACTCCTAGAGTGAGGGGTGGGAAGGGACAGCCGCCGAGGTCGCGCTCGGCGTGGGGATCGGGATCGGCGAGCTGCCGATCGGGACCCCGGTGCCGGTCGGCGTCGGGACGGGGACGGGCGAGCTGCTGATGACGACCTGCGGCGCCGGGGTCGGCGTCGGGGTGGGTGTCGGGGTCGGGGTCGGCGTGGGGGACGGCGTGGGGGTCGGCGTCGCGGACGCGCTGGCGGTCGCCGTCGGCGTCGCGCTCGGCGAGACGCGGGGGGTTGCCGTCGGCGTGGGGGTCGGCGCCGGACGGTTCTGCGGCGGGGGCGTCCCGTTGCCGCACGCCGCTATGCAGGCGGCGACGAGCACGCCTAGTCCGAGACGTACAGTGGTGCCGTGAAGGACGGAACGCACGTGCGGAAGGGCCTTTCTCACAAAAGGGATGACGCGCGAGCCGGAGACCGGCGCGCACGCGTCCCCTACCATCCGCCCGGATGAGCCCGCCTTCCTTGTATTGCGCACTGCCGAGCGGACAATTCTATCCGTCTCGTGAGGAAGGAGGGAAACGGGAAAGGCCGGCGCTCGCGCGCCGGCCTCCCTCCTGCTCTTTGCTGCTTGCTCGAGCGTCAGCAGCAATCTCCTGAAAAGTACTGGGTGAAGTAGTCTCCGGCGCTCATGCCTTCGATGTAGAACGTCCCGGTGGTCGCCGGGTTTCCGCCGTTCTGGACGTCCGCCGCCGGAATGGTGTACGTGAGCGAAAAGCTCTTGACGACGATCGGCTGCGCGATGCTGCTGAACGCGAACGTGGTTTGCTCGTCGTTGGTGTTCGTCGCCGAGTACGTGTTGCCGTTCGAGTCGGTGAGCTGCAGCGTCATCGTCATGTTGCTGGGAATGCTGGCCATGTCCAGATAGACGTACGCGCGCGCAGGCACCCACGGCTGCAGGTTCTCGGTGTCGCTGCCGGTGACCGCGCCGGTGGTCGAGCCCGTGTTCCCGGCCGGGATCGCATACGTGACGCCGTACGCCGCCTGGGTGCCGCACCACGGGCAAGGACTGGTGGTTGCGGCCGCCACCGACTGCGTTCCGGTACCGGCTGCCCAACCGTATACGGCGATGTTCGTGCCCGGGTCGTCGAACGCGGCTTGCACCGAGATGGGCGACGTGCCGGTCAGCGGCGAGCAGTTGGTCTCCGAGCAGATGCTGATGTTCGCAGGCGTCAGCCCGAACGCGTTCCAACCGTCCACCAGCATCGTTTCGGCGTTGTTGGCGCCCGGCGGCGAGAGTGACGTGTCGGTGCCGCCGTCGTAGTCGACCAACCCTTGCGTATCGCAGGTGTTGCCGATGCAATCGATGACGTAGATCGGAACGTTGCCCGCGGCGTTCGCGAGCGCCGTCGGCTGGAAGTAGTAGTAGCCGGTGTTGCCCCCGCCGAACGCGGCGGCCTGTGCGTCGATGACCTGCGGGTAGGTGGTGCTCGCGCCGACCAGCGTGTTCTGCAGCGTGAGCGTCTGCGCGATCGGGCCCGGCGCCTCGCCGGCGATCGCCTGCGTCGCGCCGTAGGCCTGCGTGGTCACGTCGGTCGTGTGACGCGCCGCGGCGGCGGTGCGCCCGACGGACGCGGAGCCGCGGCGCACCTTGGCGCTCGCGCTGCTGTCGTTGCCGTCGAGTCCGTTGTGCGCGCCGATGACGAGGTGCCCGCCGTAGACGTTCTTGATCGTCACCGTGCCGCTCGCCTCGATCATCGTAGCCTGCACGTAGGACGGCTGCGCGTCGGAGTAC of Candidatus Sulfotelmatobacter sp. contains these proteins:
- a CDS encoding methylmalonyl-CoA mutase family protein, translating into MQTPVKPITVDEHREEWEQLTLLPFIERRPESREVFRTLGGVPLERVYTPANLAEHDYLRDTGFPGAFPYTRGPYPTMYRAQPWTMRQIAGYGTADDTNARFRYLIAQGQTGISVDFDMPTLMGYDSDDARSEGEVGREGVAIDSVDDMHDLFAGIDLEQISVSMTINPSAWILFAMYLVVADERGFDRKKLSGTIQNDIIKEYVSQKEWVYPPRPAMRIVRDTITYSTAGLPRYNPVNVSGYHTREAGSTAIQEVAFTLAAGMAYVDEVVKAGVDVDDFAPRLSFFFVSQIDFLEEVAKFRAARRIWARVMKERFGARKPESMRLRFHTQTAGVSCTAREPLNNIARTAIEGLAAVLGGTQSLHTNGYDEALSIPSEAAMKIALRTQQIIAEETGVVGTIDPLAGSYAIEALTDEIERGVFAYFDEVDKRGGVVACIEDNFFQLELAEAAYDLHLRKDRGERQIVGVTKYRDDSANPAVELHTIDEAAAQRQLDRLRRTHETRDDAAVAAALAELVRVAKTDENLMPPTIAAVKARATEGEIINALRPIFGSYVEKPVF
- the meaB gene encoding methylmalonyl Co-A mutase-associated GTPase MeaB; this translates as MIGHRVQRDLARAISAVENGILPFAVALERVRAAAGSNGTPHHADVIGVTGPPGAGKSTLVDRLIEGLRAQGQTVAVIAVDPSSPFTRGAVLGDRVRMQRHSGDAGVYIRSMASRQAGGGLAPATRDAVRLAEAAGFDVVLVETVGVGQVELEIVAVADVIVVVTVPALGDSVQTIKAGLTEIADIFVVNMADRPGANATAVDLRHMVRESARDIPVLQTIAPDATGVPELLAAIDVKRRAGESNAVRAVRFEIVQRVRDRAVAGALAALDSPDGAAVLARLREHDINRSDAIDALLAILGGPVHAH
- a CDS encoding cobalamin B12-binding domain-containing protein, with amino-acid sequence MPIKVLVAKPGLDGHDRGAKIVARALRDAGMEVVYTGLHQTPEMIVNAAVQEDVDVIGVSILSGAHMTIFPRIMDLLREREVDDIVVVGGGVIQEEDVPKLHDAGVRAVFTAEASTQELIDGIERVVAEFGRDRARREAAAR
- a CDS encoding thiamine pyrophosphate-binding protein, translating into MEAAEHLAHALRARGVTRVFGLEGGHIQPLWDHLARLGIAIVDVRDERAAVHMAHAHADLLGTVGVACVTAGPGVTNTVTAVANANVAGVPVVVIGGAAPTAQDHMGPLQGIPQVPMMTPITRFARTVRAAEHAVRELDLAFGAALGDRGERGAAYIEFPTDVLRADVPAPLVLDEFRVMRMPRRVAPDAAAVVEAVERLWTARRPVVVTGRGARGAGPEVRKLLDVLGALYLDTQDSRGLVPDEHPAVVGALRGAVMGEADVVLTVGRKLDYQLGYGSPAVFPHATFVRVADDVSEIADNRRGEPEVFATPALALSAIVAAAAGRTPAVDREWAAQMRVKHEERARAYDAKLASAPAGADGRMHPNRIFAAIRAVVDDDAIAIADGGDILSFARLGLTQRTYLDSGTFGCLGVGVPFAIAAALASPDRTVVSVNGDGAFGFNAIELDTAVRHNARAVFIVANNAAWNIERYDQELNYGGRIVGTELRDSDYAGLARALGAHGETVTDPAELEGALRRAIANAPALLDVKVTRDAVSSDGGKGLGYVPTYQPLSAWDEAERRRREPEHSLS
- a CDS encoding AMP-binding protein, giving the protein MNLTRDPVAAMESWSWPPRYDEAYLPPGDQRYWHPHRETMPPAERDAAIAVRLREVMRHAQATSPFYRKKWADAGIDVEAIRTLEDFERVPVVTKAELRAAQIAHPPYGDYLCVPESEIHHIHGTSGTTGKPTAFAIGRDDWATIGNNHARILWGMGFRPGDTIFFGAIFSLYLGSWGGMLGAERMRARSFPFGAGAQGMTARAAQWLAMVKPAGFYGTPSYALRLAEVAREEGYDPREFGLRTMFFSGEPGASIPSVRDRIEDEFGARVIDSGTMAEMTPWATAAGTAQTHEGMLLWQDIVYHEVCDPATYRRVPYGQQGTPVYTHLERTSQPMIRLLSGDLTHWVMEDNPCGRTYPRLPKGVYGRIDDMFVIRGENVYPSEIDNVCNATPGYGGEHRIHITRERTMDELLVRAEYTADVAARGEQRAFGERLAEQLRKVLGVSAKVEPVPPATYERTDFKARRVVDDRDLYGKVYEKTKAGA